A genomic region of Miscanthus floridulus cultivar M001 chromosome 3, ASM1932011v1, whole genome shotgun sequence contains the following coding sequences:
- the LOC136542620 gene encoding COP1-interacting protein 7-like isoform X2, translated as MEADAPLVFALFQLSPRRQRCELVVCGNGRTEKIASGSVKPFVAHLRAAEEQASAQPPPPAIRLQLERPAPWFSKGTLERFVRFVSTPEVLELANTYDLEMSQLEGARKIYAQGGTGDATSGGAASAAAAAADITKKELLRAIDVRLSALKQDLAAACSRASSAGFNPNSVSELLLFANHFGGSQLSEACTKFMSLCQRRPDISPQTAQPAVSSHWKVFDDGNVRGSSSSDMSIDEPQVDLGESNNKSTVSGSGSQVHRLSNRQGLEAAAEQQPKPTIQQAVDKQEAETDASPAPAVGGLSRRLSVKDRINMFESQKKEQTPSSGNSNSAGTGRVVPGKGEHRRVPSGASMEKLVRRWSSVSDMSIDLSNNESGNLNDKKDNGTPVRTPTSTDLEANSKVRANEESNGQKDSVTSHSWPCQKDNVPMDPATTDLCPPSTLFNTLAPQKESIYGDGAENDMVLNSSIESESSFGKEPGVIQGHTRMSNHATSNVSTRNRLKSSAKPVEEALLKNKDVLTSSTSEEHVCMIDKEITAVAHEVPVASEQIPQNDIRGLHTKDTHTEAEVTGRKDHPLRSFGKVSGGVNPKPKASSNSRANVKGSSGRDEVTSTETEFRDASLQQNRLPRKAEDVGRKVTAGSDSDCSARQGTNLSRQSSITDQELNLQARVVRPGKGNQDRHGELQMKANELEKLFAEHKLTSSRRGKPTDVQVDSTPMVSEVKQTTVLHETIHTKQVVKESITTNDFDACELLKMVNNQGFNISTPQKLGILSLEESRGKFYDHYMQKRDAKLKEDWKLQREEKEAMLKAMHESLERSKAELLAKFSRSADVPDSTYVSHSSQKIPPSRSARKNKDQGVDSFLVEEELNSDYLSGDGSSRSADSRKHFSNKVPSTQKASAGPIHKRSSRTASSGYANRRNPPENPLAQSVPSFSDLRKENTKPSPGLSRAAARVQQKSFARSKSIIEESKSILKEDQSRRSQSMRKSQIPDELKDISSGNEDIYNWAPSRISKNQSEGAFAYSARRTGPPKPFLRKGNGTHPVIGIAGFQAAAAMMANALQHGDSGDFEDQQEDSPDDAKEEEEYESIEENLRESDFPADSDSENPRASHEFGNSDDAGSENGDADFPSEASTIGGTKFTAFTGNVHNPAGDVPAPWSSRLPQLFPYTNDNSDGDAFADSPSGCPSPWNSHSLDEITDADVSRMRKKWGSAQMPFAGVNASQQSRKDVSKGLKKLWKFGRKTRGGDGLVNDWVSASTASECDDDMEDGRDLVVGSSDDFRKSRMGYLASYDGFVENEVFAEQEQSLRSSIPNPPANFRLREDQLTGSSLKAPRSFFSLSTFRSKGGDARLR; from the exons ATGGAGGCCGACGCCCCGCTCGTCTTCGCGCTCTTCCAGCTCTCCCCTCGGCGTCAGCG GTGCGAGCTGGTGGTGTGCGGCAATGGGCGGACGGAGAAGATCGCGTCAGGGTCGGTGAAGCCGTTCGTGGCGCACCTGCGGGCTGCGGAGGAGCAGGCGTCGgcgcagccaccgccgccggccatCCGGCTGCAGCTGGAGCGGCCCGCCCCGTGGTTTAGCAAGGGCACCCTTGAGAG GTTCGTGCGCTTCGTGAGCACGCCGGAGGTGCTGGAGTTGGCGAACACCTATGATCTGGAGATGTCGCAGCTGGAAGGGGCCAGGAAGATTTATGCGCAGGGA GGTACTGGAGATGCTACCTCAGGTGGAGCTG cctcagcggcggcggcggcggcagatatTACAAA GAAAGAACTTCTTAGGGCAATCGATGTGCGTCTAAGCGCCCTTAAACAAGATCTGGCCGCAGCTTGTTCTCGAGCATCCTCTGCTGGGTTTAATCCAAACAGTGTATCTGAGCTTCTTCTTTTTGCTAATCATTTTGGTGGTAGTCAGCTGAG CGAAGCATGCACGAAATTCATGTCGCTTTGCCAGCGGCGTCCTGACATCAGTCCTCAAACTGCACAGCCAGCAGTTTCATCACACTGGAAGGTCTTTGACGATGGGAATGTCCGTGGTTCTTCCAGTTCAGACATGTCTATAGATGAGCCACAAGTTGATCTCGGTGAATCCAACAACAAATCTACAGTCAGTGGAAGTGGCTCTCAGGTCCACAGACTAAGCAACAGACAAGGTTTAGAAGCCGCTGCAGAACAGCAACCCAAGCCAACCATCCAACAGGCAGTAGATAAACAAGAAGCAGAAACAGATGCGTCTCCTGCACCTGCTGTAGGAGGGCTTTCAAGGCGGCTGAGTGTGAAGGACAGGATAAACATGTTTGAGAGCCAAAAAAAGGAGCAGACTCCAAGTTCTGGTAACAGCAACTCAGCAGGTACTGGTAGGGTGGTTCCAGGGAAAGGTGAGCACCGCAGGGTTCCTTCTGGTGCCTCCATGGAGAAGTTAGTTAGAAGGTGGAGCAGTGTTAGTGACATGAGTATTGATCTCAGCAACAATGAGAGCGGTAACTTAAATGACAAAAAAGATAATGGAACTCCTGTCAGGACTCCAACATCTACTGATTTGGAGGCCAACTCTAAAGTAAGAGCTAACGAGGAATCTAATGGGCAGAAGGATTCAGTCACATCACACTCTTGGCCTTGTCAAAAGGATAATGTACCAATGGATCCGGCCACCACAGATTTGTGCCCACCCTCAACTTTATTTAATACACTTGCTCCTCAGAAAGAGAGTATATATGGTGATGGTGCAGAAAACGACATGGTTCTAAACTCTAGCATTGAGAGTGAGTCATCCTTTGGGAAAGAACCGGGGGTTATTCAAGGACACACAAGGATGTCAAATCATGCTACTTCAAATGTTTCCACTCGAAACCGTCTAAAATCTTCTGCAAAGCCAGTTGAGGAAGCCTTGCTGAAAAATAAGGATGTTTTAACTAGCTCAACGTCAGAGGAGCATGTCTGCATGATAGATAAGGAAATCACAGCTGTTGCTCATGAAGTACCAGTTGCAAGTGAACAGATTCCCCAGAATGATATTAGAGGTCTTCATACAAAAGATACTCACACTGAAGCAGAAGTGACTGGAAGGAAGGATCATCCTTTGCGATCATTTGGAAAGGTATCTGGTGGTGTTAATCCTAAACCAAAAGCGTCATCCAATTCCCGAGCTAATGTTAAAGGCTCATCTGGTAGGGATGAGGTTACCTCTACAGAAACTGAGTTTCGTGACGCTAGTTTGCAGCAGAATCGTCTACCACGGAAGGCAGAGGATGTAGGGAGAAAGGTTACAGCTGGTTCTGATTCAGATTGTTCTGCTCGTCAGGGAACAAATTTGAGCAGGCAATCATCCATTACTGATCAGGAACTAAACTTGCAGGCTAGAGTGGTGAGACCAGGAAAAGGGAACCAAGATCGGCATGGCGAATTACAAATGAAGGCAAATGAGTTGGAGAAATTATTTGCTGAACACAAGTTAACATCCTCCCGACGAGGCAAACCTACAGATGTGCAGGTTGATAGCACACCTATGGTGAGTGAGGTAAAGCAGACAACGGTTCTTCATGAGACAATTCATACAAAACAagttgtaaaggagagtataacAACCAATGATTTTGATGCCTGTGAGCTTCTGAAGATGGTGAATAATCAAGGATTTAACATTAGCACACCACAAAAACTTGGCATTCTAAGTTTAGAAGAGTCGAGAGGGAAGTTTTATGACCATTATATGCAGAAGAGGGATGCAAAACTGAAGGAAGACTGGAAACTGcagagagaggagaaggaagcAATGTTAAAGGCTATGCATGAGAGTCTAGAACGGAGCAAGGCCGAGTTGCTAGCTAAATTCTCTCGGTCTGCAGATGTCCCTGACTCAACTTATGTTTCTCATTCTTCTCAGAAGATTCCTCCTTCGCGATCAGCAAGAAAAAATAAGGATCAG GGGGTTGACTCATTCTTGGTTGAAGAGGAACTGAATAGTGACTACCTATCTGGTGATGGTTCTTCCAGGAGTGCTGATTCCAGGAAGCATTTTTCAAATAAAGTTCCTTCCACCCAAAAGGCATCTGCTGGTCCTATCCATAAGCGTTCATCAAGGACTGCAAGCTCCGGTTATGCTAATCGCAGGAATCCACCAGAAAATCCTCTCGCACAGTCTGTCCCCAGTTTCTCTGACTTAAGAAAAGAAAATACAAAGCCTTCACCTGGACTCAGTAGAGCGGCTGCAAGAGTTCAGCAAAAATCTTTTGCCCGTAGCAAGAGCATTATTGAAGAGTCAAAGAGTATATTGAAAGAAGATCAATCGAGGAGGTCACAATCTATGAGGAAGAGCCAAATTCCTGATGAGTTGAAGGACATTTCATCAGGGAATGAGGATATTTACAATTGGGCTCCCTCAAGAATTTCCAAGAACCAATCAGAGGGAGCTTTTGCTTACAGTGCCCGCAGAACGGGTCCTCCAAAGCCTTTTCTTAGGAAAGGCAATGGGACCCACCCTGTTATAGGTATAGCTGGATTTCAGGCTGCAGCTGCCATGATGGCGAATGCTCTCCAGCATGGTGACAGTGGTGATTTTGAAGATCAGCAAGAGGATTCCCCTGATGATGCCAAAGAAGAGGAAGAATATGAAAGCATTGAAGAAAACCTTAGAGAAAGTGACTTTCCTGCTGATTCTGACAGTGAGAACCCAAGAGCGAGTCACGAATTTGGAAATTCAGATGACGCAGGGTCAGAAAATGGCGATGCTGATTTTCCAAGTGAAGCATCCACGATTGGTGGTACTAAGTTCACTGCTTTTACAGGAAATGTTCACAATCCAGCTGGTGATGTTCCAGCACCCTGGAGTTCTCGTCTTCCGCAGCTGTTCCCCTACACGAATGATAATTCAGATGGTGACGCTTTCGCTGATTCACCGTCGGGATGTCCATCACCATGGAATTCTCATTCACTTGATGAAATAACAGATGCTGATGTATCTCGGATGCGGAAAAAGTGGGGCAGCGCACAGATGCCTTTTGCTGGTGTCAATGCATCTCAACAGTCACGCAAAGATGTTTCCAAAGGATTGAAGAAACTGTGGAAATTTGGTAGGAAGACTAGAGGCGGTGATGGTTTAGTAAATGATTGGGTATCTGCTTCCACTGCCTCAGAATGCGATGATGACATGGAAGATGGGCGGGATCTGGTAGTAGGATCTTCTGATGATTTCAGAAAGTCTCGAATGGGTTATCTTGCTTCATATGACGGTTTTGTTGAGAATGAGGTTTTTGCTGAACAAG AACAATCACTACGCAGCTCCATTCCAAACCCACCTGCAAATTTCAGATTGAGGGAGGATCAACTGACTGGAAGTTCTCTTAAAG CGCCACGTTCTTTCTTCTCCCTGTCAACATTCCGAAGCAAGGGAGGTGATGCCAGACTCAGGTGA
- the LOC136547242 gene encoding uncharacterized protein yields the protein MTNNTIPHDHHHHRLRPHHQEMDQLQALAVKPQVKRQARRRRHTSRPYQERLLNMAEARREIVTALKIHRASSTRHQQQSTYQHHHHEPPPHQPPLQQLQQEQQEEEQQQVQVQVAFHDRSQAAVDEEATLAHTTMSYAAASFANNPLCNSPPAHWIAAGSYCSPPPILRLPCDLTPPELPLPTASMGGLVELEHYQYQGGLERLVRSLPAQPLGLNLSFQGFGVSVDDGAKDDCEDLLGLPLTQPSPAASYSYSPPAIETATTHACGHGSPSPALTAAAFVPVLLDGGEMMAQQTSTGGEMQGVECSEAAAADVAAWWSKIFESGQRAPPNAEDVAAATAAGLPADWRWLCGDDDVGAAEQGAVTGGVPATMMHVDDGDYYSCCYEGDRSRSDDGEDVTLPCMDGIGDEVQGWDGEWFSCS from the exons ATGACCAATAATACCATACCacacgatcatcatcatcatcggctgCGGCCGCATCATCAGGAGATGGATCAGCTGCAAGCACTGGCTGTGAAGCCACAGGTGAAGAggcaggcgaggaggaggaggcacacGAGCAGACCGTACCAGGAGAGGCTGCTCAACATGGCGGAGGCGCGGCGGGAGATCGTCACCGCCCTCAAGATCCACCGGGCCAGCAGCACGAGGCATCAGCAGCAATCCACGTACCAGCATCATCATCACGAGCCGCCGCCGCATCAACCACCGTTGCAGCAGCTTCAACAAGAACAACAAgaagaggagcagcagcaggtgcAAGTGCAAGTGGCGTTTCATGATCGAAGCCAAGCGGCGGTAGACGAAGAAGCAACTCTGGCGCATACGACGATGAGCTATGCCGCCGCCTCCTTCGCCAACAACCCGTTGTGCAACTCTCCACCTGCGCACTGGATTGCTGCCGGTAGCTACTGCTCACCACCACCCATTCTTCGTCTTCCTTGTGATCTCACGCCACCTGAACTGCCACTACCCACTGCCTCCATGGGGGGATTGGTGGAGTTGGAGCACTACCAATACCAAGGCGGCTTGGAGCGTTTGGTTCGCAGCCTGCCTGCACAGCCGCTGGGACTGAACCTTAGCTTCCAAGGTTTTGGTGTCTCTGTGGACGATGGTGCCAAGGACGACTGTGAAGATCTGCTTGGCCTTCCATTGACCCAACCATCACCGGCAGCCTCGTACTCGTACTCACCTCCGGCAATAGAGACGGCGACCACCCATGCCTGTGGTCATGGATCACCGTCACCGGCGCTCA CAGCAGCGGCTTTTGTCCCGGTGCTGCTGGACGGCGGGGAGATGATGGCGCAGCAGACATCGACCGGCGGGGAGATGCAGGGCGTGGAGTGCAGCGAGGCGGCGGCCGCAGACGTGGCCGCGTGGTGGAGCAAGATCTTCGAGAGCGGGCAACGCGCGCCCCCAAACGCGGAGGACGtggcggcggccacggcggccGGTTTGCCGGCGGATTGGCGGTGGCTTTGTGGCGACGATGATGTCGGTGCCGCTGAGCAAGGAGCGGTCACGGGGGGCGTCCCGGCGACGATGATGCACGTCGACGACGGCGACTACTACAGCTGCTGCTACGAGGGGGATCGCAGTCGCAGcgacgacggcgaagacgtcacCTTGCCGTG catGGACGGTATCGGCGACGAGGTTCAAGGGTGGGATGGGGAATGGTTCTCATGCTCTTGA
- the LOC136542620 gene encoding COP1-interacting protein 7-like isoform X1, with product MEADAPLVFALFQLSPRRQRCELVVCGNGRTEKIASGSVKPFVAHLRAAEEQASAQPPPPAIRLQLERPAPWFSKGTLERFVRFVSTPEVLELANTYDLEMSQLEGARKIYAQGGTGDATSGGAAENVTASAAAAAADITKKELLRAIDVRLSALKQDLAAACSRASSAGFNPNSVSELLLFANHFGGSQLSEACTKFMSLCQRRPDISPQTAQPAVSSHWKVFDDGNVRGSSSSDMSIDEPQVDLGESNNKSTVSGSGSQVHRLSNRQGLEAAAEQQPKPTIQQAVDKQEAETDASPAPAVGGLSRRLSVKDRINMFESQKKEQTPSSGNSNSAGTGRVVPGKGEHRRVPSGASMEKLVRRWSSVSDMSIDLSNNESGNLNDKKDNGTPVRTPTSTDLEANSKVRANEESNGQKDSVTSHSWPCQKDNVPMDPATTDLCPPSTLFNTLAPQKESIYGDGAENDMVLNSSIESESSFGKEPGVIQGHTRMSNHATSNVSTRNRLKSSAKPVEEALLKNKDVLTSSTSEEHVCMIDKEITAVAHEVPVASEQIPQNDIRGLHTKDTHTEAEVTGRKDHPLRSFGKVSGGVNPKPKASSNSRANVKGSSGRDEVTSTETEFRDASLQQNRLPRKAEDVGRKVTAGSDSDCSARQGTNLSRQSSITDQELNLQARVVRPGKGNQDRHGELQMKANELEKLFAEHKLTSSRRGKPTDVQVDSTPMVSEVKQTTVLHETIHTKQVVKESITTNDFDACELLKMVNNQGFNISTPQKLGILSLEESRGKFYDHYMQKRDAKLKEDWKLQREEKEAMLKAMHESLERSKAELLAKFSRSADVPDSTYVSHSSQKIPPSRSARKNKDQGVDSFLVEEELNSDYLSGDGSSRSADSRKHFSNKVPSTQKASAGPIHKRSSRTASSGYANRRNPPENPLAQSVPSFSDLRKENTKPSPGLSRAAARVQQKSFARSKSIIEESKSILKEDQSRRSQSMRKSQIPDELKDISSGNEDIYNWAPSRISKNQSEGAFAYSARRTGPPKPFLRKGNGTHPVIGIAGFQAAAAMMANALQHGDSGDFEDQQEDSPDDAKEEEEYESIEENLRESDFPADSDSENPRASHEFGNSDDAGSENGDADFPSEASTIGGTKFTAFTGNVHNPAGDVPAPWSSRLPQLFPYTNDNSDGDAFADSPSGCPSPWNSHSLDEITDADVSRMRKKWGSAQMPFAGVNASQQSRKDVSKGLKKLWKFGRKTRGGDGLVNDWVSASTASECDDDMEDGRDLVVGSSDDFRKSRMGYLASYDGFVENEVFAEQEQSLRSSIPNPPANFRLREDQLTGSSLKAPRSFFSLSTFRSKGGDARLR from the exons ATGGAGGCCGACGCCCCGCTCGTCTTCGCGCTCTTCCAGCTCTCCCCTCGGCGTCAGCG GTGCGAGCTGGTGGTGTGCGGCAATGGGCGGACGGAGAAGATCGCGTCAGGGTCGGTGAAGCCGTTCGTGGCGCACCTGCGGGCTGCGGAGGAGCAGGCGTCGgcgcagccaccgccgccggccatCCGGCTGCAGCTGGAGCGGCCCGCCCCGTGGTTTAGCAAGGGCACCCTTGAGAG GTTCGTGCGCTTCGTGAGCACGCCGGAGGTGCTGGAGTTGGCGAACACCTATGATCTGGAGATGTCGCAGCTGGAAGGGGCCAGGAAGATTTATGCGCAGGGA GGTACTGGAGATGCTACCTCAGGTGGAGCTG CTGAAAATGTTACAgcctcagcggcggcggcggcggcagatatTACAAA GAAAGAACTTCTTAGGGCAATCGATGTGCGTCTAAGCGCCCTTAAACAAGATCTGGCCGCAGCTTGTTCTCGAGCATCCTCTGCTGGGTTTAATCCAAACAGTGTATCTGAGCTTCTTCTTTTTGCTAATCATTTTGGTGGTAGTCAGCTGAG CGAAGCATGCACGAAATTCATGTCGCTTTGCCAGCGGCGTCCTGACATCAGTCCTCAAACTGCACAGCCAGCAGTTTCATCACACTGGAAGGTCTTTGACGATGGGAATGTCCGTGGTTCTTCCAGTTCAGACATGTCTATAGATGAGCCACAAGTTGATCTCGGTGAATCCAACAACAAATCTACAGTCAGTGGAAGTGGCTCTCAGGTCCACAGACTAAGCAACAGACAAGGTTTAGAAGCCGCTGCAGAACAGCAACCCAAGCCAACCATCCAACAGGCAGTAGATAAACAAGAAGCAGAAACAGATGCGTCTCCTGCACCTGCTGTAGGAGGGCTTTCAAGGCGGCTGAGTGTGAAGGACAGGATAAACATGTTTGAGAGCCAAAAAAAGGAGCAGACTCCAAGTTCTGGTAACAGCAACTCAGCAGGTACTGGTAGGGTGGTTCCAGGGAAAGGTGAGCACCGCAGGGTTCCTTCTGGTGCCTCCATGGAGAAGTTAGTTAGAAGGTGGAGCAGTGTTAGTGACATGAGTATTGATCTCAGCAACAATGAGAGCGGTAACTTAAATGACAAAAAAGATAATGGAACTCCTGTCAGGACTCCAACATCTACTGATTTGGAGGCCAACTCTAAAGTAAGAGCTAACGAGGAATCTAATGGGCAGAAGGATTCAGTCACATCACACTCTTGGCCTTGTCAAAAGGATAATGTACCAATGGATCCGGCCACCACAGATTTGTGCCCACCCTCAACTTTATTTAATACACTTGCTCCTCAGAAAGAGAGTATATATGGTGATGGTGCAGAAAACGACATGGTTCTAAACTCTAGCATTGAGAGTGAGTCATCCTTTGGGAAAGAACCGGGGGTTATTCAAGGACACACAAGGATGTCAAATCATGCTACTTCAAATGTTTCCACTCGAAACCGTCTAAAATCTTCTGCAAAGCCAGTTGAGGAAGCCTTGCTGAAAAATAAGGATGTTTTAACTAGCTCAACGTCAGAGGAGCATGTCTGCATGATAGATAAGGAAATCACAGCTGTTGCTCATGAAGTACCAGTTGCAAGTGAACAGATTCCCCAGAATGATATTAGAGGTCTTCATACAAAAGATACTCACACTGAAGCAGAAGTGACTGGAAGGAAGGATCATCCTTTGCGATCATTTGGAAAGGTATCTGGTGGTGTTAATCCTAAACCAAAAGCGTCATCCAATTCCCGAGCTAATGTTAAAGGCTCATCTGGTAGGGATGAGGTTACCTCTACAGAAACTGAGTTTCGTGACGCTAGTTTGCAGCAGAATCGTCTACCACGGAAGGCAGAGGATGTAGGGAGAAAGGTTACAGCTGGTTCTGATTCAGATTGTTCTGCTCGTCAGGGAACAAATTTGAGCAGGCAATCATCCATTACTGATCAGGAACTAAACTTGCAGGCTAGAGTGGTGAGACCAGGAAAAGGGAACCAAGATCGGCATGGCGAATTACAAATGAAGGCAAATGAGTTGGAGAAATTATTTGCTGAACACAAGTTAACATCCTCCCGACGAGGCAAACCTACAGATGTGCAGGTTGATAGCACACCTATGGTGAGTGAGGTAAAGCAGACAACGGTTCTTCATGAGACAATTCATACAAAACAagttgtaaaggagagtataacAACCAATGATTTTGATGCCTGTGAGCTTCTGAAGATGGTGAATAATCAAGGATTTAACATTAGCACACCACAAAAACTTGGCATTCTAAGTTTAGAAGAGTCGAGAGGGAAGTTTTATGACCATTATATGCAGAAGAGGGATGCAAAACTGAAGGAAGACTGGAAACTGcagagagaggagaaggaagcAATGTTAAAGGCTATGCATGAGAGTCTAGAACGGAGCAAGGCCGAGTTGCTAGCTAAATTCTCTCGGTCTGCAGATGTCCCTGACTCAACTTATGTTTCTCATTCTTCTCAGAAGATTCCTCCTTCGCGATCAGCAAGAAAAAATAAGGATCAG GGGGTTGACTCATTCTTGGTTGAAGAGGAACTGAATAGTGACTACCTATCTGGTGATGGTTCTTCCAGGAGTGCTGATTCCAGGAAGCATTTTTCAAATAAAGTTCCTTCCACCCAAAAGGCATCTGCTGGTCCTATCCATAAGCGTTCATCAAGGACTGCAAGCTCCGGTTATGCTAATCGCAGGAATCCACCAGAAAATCCTCTCGCACAGTCTGTCCCCAGTTTCTCTGACTTAAGAAAAGAAAATACAAAGCCTTCACCTGGACTCAGTAGAGCGGCTGCAAGAGTTCAGCAAAAATCTTTTGCCCGTAGCAAGAGCATTATTGAAGAGTCAAAGAGTATATTGAAAGAAGATCAATCGAGGAGGTCACAATCTATGAGGAAGAGCCAAATTCCTGATGAGTTGAAGGACATTTCATCAGGGAATGAGGATATTTACAATTGGGCTCCCTCAAGAATTTCCAAGAACCAATCAGAGGGAGCTTTTGCTTACAGTGCCCGCAGAACGGGTCCTCCAAAGCCTTTTCTTAGGAAAGGCAATGGGACCCACCCTGTTATAGGTATAGCTGGATTTCAGGCTGCAGCTGCCATGATGGCGAATGCTCTCCAGCATGGTGACAGTGGTGATTTTGAAGATCAGCAAGAGGATTCCCCTGATGATGCCAAAGAAGAGGAAGAATATGAAAGCATTGAAGAAAACCTTAGAGAAAGTGACTTTCCTGCTGATTCTGACAGTGAGAACCCAAGAGCGAGTCACGAATTTGGAAATTCAGATGACGCAGGGTCAGAAAATGGCGATGCTGATTTTCCAAGTGAAGCATCCACGATTGGTGGTACTAAGTTCACTGCTTTTACAGGAAATGTTCACAATCCAGCTGGTGATGTTCCAGCACCCTGGAGTTCTCGTCTTCCGCAGCTGTTCCCCTACACGAATGATAATTCAGATGGTGACGCTTTCGCTGATTCACCGTCGGGATGTCCATCACCATGGAATTCTCATTCACTTGATGAAATAACAGATGCTGATGTATCTCGGATGCGGAAAAAGTGGGGCAGCGCACAGATGCCTTTTGCTGGTGTCAATGCATCTCAACAGTCACGCAAAGATGTTTCCAAAGGATTGAAGAAACTGTGGAAATTTGGTAGGAAGACTAGAGGCGGTGATGGTTTAGTAAATGATTGGGTATCTGCTTCCACTGCCTCAGAATGCGATGATGACATGGAAGATGGGCGGGATCTGGTAGTAGGATCTTCTGATGATTTCAGAAAGTCTCGAATGGGTTATCTTGCTTCATATGACGGTTTTGTTGAGAATGAGGTTTTTGCTGAACAAG AACAATCACTACGCAGCTCCATTCCAAACCCACCTGCAAATTTCAGATTGAGGGAGGATCAACTGACTGGAAGTTCTCTTAAAG CGCCACGTTCTTTCTTCTCCCTGTCAACATTCCGAAGCAAGGGAGGTGATGCCAGACTCAGGTGA